One window of Campylobacter sp. RM12651 genomic DNA carries:
- a CDS encoding zeta toxin family protein, with product MINQPIVTIFAGVNGAGKTTLYFLTLEKGINLGYRINVDEIAQSIGDYRDRQTQVRASRIAIKMRKVYIDDKLNFNQETTLCGKSILNLFDELKENNYKINLRFVGLDSPQTAKERVKIRVSKGGHDIEPHLIDKRYYESMQNLLKIMPLCDEILVYDNTKNYELIAKITNGKVDIQKNIEWFNDLISEKIKLQNY from the coding sequence ATGATAAATCAACCTATAGTTACTATTTTTGCTGGTGTAAATGGTGCAGGAAAAACCACTTTATATTTTTTAACACTAGAAAAAGGAATAAATTTAGGCTATCGTATAAATGTAGATGAAATAGCTCAAAGTATTGGAGACTATAGAGATAGACAAACTCAAGTTCGTGCCTCAAGAATAGCTATAAAAATGCGTAAGGTTTACATAGATGATAAACTTAATTTCAATCAAGAAACTACACTTTGTGGAAAATCTATATTAAATCTATTTGATGAATTAAAAGAGAATAATTACAAAATAAATTTACGCTTTGTAGGGCTTGATAGCCCACAAACAGCAAAAGAGCGTGTAAAAATACGAGTTAGTAAAGGTGGACATGATATAGAACCACATTTAATAGATAAAAGATATTACGAAAGTATGCAAAATCTTTTAAAAATTATGCCGTTGTGTGATGAGATTTTGGTTTATGATAACACTAAAAATTATGAATTAATTGCAAAAATAACAAATGGAAAAGTAGATATACAAAAAAATATTGAATGGTTCAATGATTTAATTTCAGAAAAAATAAAACTTCAAAATTATTAA